The Pseudomonadota bacterium genome includes a window with the following:
- a CDS encoding glycosyltransferase produces the protein MTPVLEDYAAAAGEDVIEHLRQLTESLRGMKIVHVNSTRTGGGVAEILHKLIPLMRELGLDASWEVISGEEDFFQCTKSIHNGLQGQAVFIKDRLWEAYQRINQDNAERLREQLESADIVFIHDPQPAPLLGLCPNRKGKWIWRCHIDLSHPHRPVWRKLRQFVTDYDASVFSLASFAQPLPHPQYLIPPSIDPLSDKNVELSQNEINATYQQLGIDPERPLISQISRFDRFKDPLGVLQSYRLSKRFIPALQLVLAGGSATDDPEGASVLQEIRDAANNDPDVHILDLPPDAHRTINALQRASDIVLQKSVREGFGLTVTEAMWKHKPVIGGDTGGIRLQVVNYHTGFLVNSPEGAALRIRYLFHRPDELKSMGTQAHGFVRENFLLTRHLREHLALVLALIHNITDRIELE, from the coding sequence ATGACGCCGGTGCTCGAAGATTATGCCGCCGCGGCAGGCGAAGATGTCATTGAGCATCTTCGCCAACTGACCGAGTCCCTCCGTGGCATGAAAATCGTTCATGTCAATTCAACCCGCACCGGGGGCGGGGTCGCCGAGATTCTTCATAAGCTGATCCCCTTAATGCGTGAACTCGGTCTCGACGCCAGCTGGGAAGTCATCTCCGGAGAAGAAGATTTTTTTCAGTGCACCAAATCCATACACAATGGTTTGCAAGGCCAAGCGGTTTTTATCAAAGACCGCTTGTGGGAAGCCTATCAGCGGATTAACCAGGACAATGCCGAACGCTTAAGGGAGCAACTGGAAAGTGCTGATATCGTGTTCATTCACGATCCGCAACCCGCCCCACTGCTCGGCCTGTGCCCCAACCGCAAGGGAAAATGGATCTGGCGATGCCATATCGACCTGAGCCACCCCCATCGGCCGGTTTGGCGCAAGCTGCGACAATTCGTAACCGACTACGATGCCAGCGTTTTTTCACTGGCATCATTTGCACAGCCGCTTCCCCACCCGCAATACCTGATCCCACCGAGCATCGATCCGCTTTCCGACAAAAACGTCGAGTTGTCGCAGAATGAAATCAACGCCACCTATCAACAGCTTGGTATTGACCCGGAGCGCCCTTTAATCTCACAAATTTCGCGCTTCGATCGTTTTAAAGATCCGCTGGGGGTGCTGCAAAGTTACCGACTGAGCAAACGTTTCATCCCTGCACTGCAGCTGGTTTTGGCCGGCGGAAGCGCCACCGATGACCCGGAAGGCGCGAGTGTCCTACAAGAAATCCGCGATGCTGCGAACAACGACCCCGACGTCCACATTCTGGATTTACCGCCAGACGCCCATCGCACGATAAATGCGCTTCAGCGAGCTTCGGACATCGTGCTGCAAAAATCAGTACGGGAAGGATTCGGTCTCACCGTGACCGAGGCCATGTGGAAGCACAAGCCGGTGATCGGCGGTGACACGGGGGGTATTCGGCTGCAGGTCGTCAACTACCATACCGGCTTTCTGGTCAACTCCCCCGAGGGTGCGGCATTGCGCATCCGCTACCTCTTCCACCGGCCGGACGAATTGAAATCCATGGGCACCCAAGCCCACGGGTTCGTGCGGGAAAACTTCTTATTAACACGTCACCTGCGCGAACATCTCGCCCTGGTGCTGGCGCTGATTCACAATATTACCGACCGCATCGAACTCGAGTAG
- a CDS encoding DUF5752 family protein — MTTQTETYLPFEIRDCALISIATGNRAQNLKELRDRLLNVDSSSIYFHFWGALLRPGFESREYNNDFAEWIRHEIHDRTLAERLGVIDPSATDDLEHLRSELIDAIEERLDELRILFWTPPDRQFEFIRSQIIVFRTHRSIEKPEALKDILPRLSASSVFYHFIDAGRRTEDRSDDFSAWLGQWGDEHDELRRRLAGIDPYFISLTELREQLSEIAADYFHQGAEV, encoded by the coding sequence ATGACAACCCAGACTGAAACCTATTTACCGTTCGAGATTCGCGACTGCGCGCTAATCTCTATCGCTACTGGAAACCGGGCACAGAATCTCAAAGAGTTGCGCGACCGCTTGCTGAATGTCGACAGCAGCAGCATTTACTTCCACTTTTGGGGAGCACTGCTTCGACCGGGATTTGAAAGCCGCGAGTACAACAATGACTTCGCGGAGTGGATCCGCCATGAGATTCACGACCGCACGCTGGCCGAACGACTGGGCGTCATCGACCCTTCCGCAACGGACGACCTGGAGCACCTGCGAAGCGAGTTAATCGATGCCATCGAAGAACGGCTGGATGAATTAAGAATCCTGTTCTGGACGCCGCCGGATCGTCAGTTCGAATTCATTCGCTCACAGATCATCGTATTTCGCACCCATCGCTCTATCGAAAAGCCCGAGGCGCTGAAAGATATCCTGCCCAGGCTTTCGGCCAGCAGCGTGTTCTATCATTTTATTGACGCTGGCCGTCGGACCGAAGACCGATCCGATGATTTCTCGGCTTGGCTGGGCCAGTGGGGCGATGAACATGACGAGCTACGCCGCCGGCTGGCGGGTATCGACCCCTACTTCATCTCTTTGACCGAGCTTCGTGAGCAGCTAAGCGAAATCGCAGCCGACTATTTCCATCAGGGAGCCGAAGTATGA
- the rpiA gene encoding ribose-5-phosphate isomerase RpiA, whose amino-acid sequence MGQDSLKRQVAEAALSHVVEDELLGIGSGSTVDCFIDALAASPLKNRILGTVAASEVSAERLRGYGIPVVDLNQADRIPVYIDGADEINPRRQLIKGGGGALTREKIIAAVSERFICIADASKKVDVLGKFPLPIEVIPMARSFIARKLVALGARPQWREGFITDNGNHILDVHQLMIPEPISTERDFNNWPGVVTVGLFALRPADHVLLAAADGIETF is encoded by the coding sequence GTGGGACAAGACTCGCTCAAGCGACAAGTTGCCGAAGCCGCCCTGAGTCACGTCGTAGAGGACGAACTACTGGGCATCGGCAGCGGGTCCACAGTGGATTGCTTTATCGATGCCTTGGCAGCCTCGCCGCTGAAAAACCGAATCCTGGGTACCGTCGCTGCATCGGAAGTCAGTGCCGAGCGATTGCGCGGCTACGGGATTCCGGTCGTCGATCTAAACCAAGCCGATCGCATTCCGGTCTATATTGATGGAGCGGACGAGATCAACCCAAGACGCCAACTGATCAAGGGTGGAGGCGGAGCACTGACACGGGAGAAGATTATTGCCGCGGTCAGCGAACGCTTCATCTGCATCGCTGACGCCTCCAAGAAAGTCGACGTACTGGGCAAATTCCCGCTGCCGATCGAGGTTATCCCCATGGCGCGGAGTTTTATCGCCCGCAAGCTGGTCGCTCTTGGTGCGAGGCCGCAATGGCGGGAAGGCTTTATCACGGACAATGGTAACCACATACTGGACGTCCATCAGTTGATGATTCCCGAGCCTATCTCTACCGAGCGGGACTTCAACAACTGGCCGGGGGTGGTGACAGTGGGCCTATTCGCGCTGCGCCCCGCCGACCACGTTTTGCTGGCGGCAGCCGACGGAATCGAGACATTCTAA
- the ilvA gene encoding threonine ammonia-lyase, biosynthetic has protein sequence MSESCPTGSSCWRGGAGFEPWQVLSGVFARVFASDKRAATVPAMIDDYIKKILTANVYDVAEITPLELAPNLTKRIENRVYLKREDMQPVFSFKLRGAYNKMSHLSPDALAKGVIAASAGNHAQGVALAARRLGARATIVMPCTTPTIKVNAVAQLGARVILQGDNYDQAYAHAMRLVSERGYSFIHPYDDPDVIAGQGTVGMEMLQQHSGAIDAVFVPVGGGGLIAGISLYIKYLHPDIKIIGVEPVDTPSMYEALEAGRRIRLSRVGLFADGVAVSQVGKETFRLAQQCVDEVVLVTTDEICAAVRDIYEDTRSIAEPAGALALAGLKRYAADNSLQDAALIAVVSGANMNFDQLRYVAERTELGERREALFAVTIKERPGSFRKFCRDIGRRDITEFNYRYSDPKSAHVFAGVRLHKGDDERHLLVRRLRDKGYEVTDLTDNELAKLHVRFLVGGRAPELQNEVVYRFEFPQQPGALLQFLQGIGQRWNITMFHYRNHVADYGRVLMGLQVPPAEREACRASLDALGLDYHDESSNPAYGYFLGGGG, from the coding sequence TTGAGCGAGTCTTGTCCCACGGGTTCCTCCTGTTGGCGTGGGGGCGCCGGGTTCGAGCCCTGGCAAGTCTTATCGGGGGTCTTTGCACGTGTCTTTGCAAGCGACAAGCGAGCTGCTACGGTACCGGCCATGATCGACGACTATATCAAGAAAATCCTGACCGCGAACGTTTACGACGTGGCCGAGATTACGCCACTGGAGTTGGCGCCCAACCTGACAAAGCGGATCGAAAACCGGGTGTACCTCAAACGCGAGGATATGCAGCCCGTTTTTTCATTCAAACTTCGCGGCGCTTACAACAAGATGTCTCATCTCTCGCCGGACGCGTTGGCCAAGGGCGTGATCGCTGCTTCGGCCGGGAATCACGCGCAGGGTGTGGCTTTAGCAGCCCGTCGGCTTGGTGCGCGCGCCACCATTGTGATGCCTTGTACGACCCCCACGATCAAAGTGAATGCGGTCGCCCAGCTGGGGGCGCGCGTGATACTCCAAGGTGACAACTACGATCAGGCTTACGCTCATGCCATGCGCTTAGTGAGCGAGCGGGGTTACAGCTTCATCCATCCTTATGACGATCCGGACGTCATTGCGGGGCAGGGTACCGTGGGCATGGAAATGCTGCAGCAGCACAGCGGGGCGATTGATGCAGTCTTCGTCCCAGTCGGCGGTGGTGGTCTTATCGCAGGTATATCGCTCTATATCAAGTACCTGCATCCCGACATCAAGATTATCGGCGTTGAGCCAGTGGACACCCCCAGCATGTACGAGGCACTCGAAGCCGGGCGACGGATCCGCCTCTCCCGCGTCGGCTTGTTCGCCGATGGGGTGGCGGTGAGTCAGGTGGGGAAAGAGACCTTCCGTCTGGCCCAGCAATGCGTCGATGAAGTGGTTCTCGTGACTACGGACGAAATCTGCGCGGCAGTGCGCGATATCTATGAGGATACCCGGTCGATTGCGGAACCTGCCGGTGCTTTGGCGCTGGCAGGGTTAAAGCGCTATGCGGCCGACAATTCGTTGCAAGACGCTGCCCTGATCGCCGTGGTCAGCGGCGCCAACATGAATTTTGACCAGTTGCGCTACGTGGCCGAACGCACCGAGTTAGGTGAGCGGCGTGAGGCTCTGTTTGCAGTGACCATCAAAGAAAGACCGGGAAGTTTTCGCAAGTTTTGCCGTGATATCGGCCGGCGCGATATCACCGAGTTCAACTATCGATATTCGGATCCGAAATCAGCGCATGTTTTTGCTGGCGTTCGTCTGCATAAAGGGGATGACGAGCGCCATCTGTTGGTACGAAGGCTGCGCGATAAAGGCTACGAGGTCACCGACCTGACCGACAACGAGTTGGCTAAACTGCATGTTCGATTTCTGGTCGGTGGGCGGGCGCCCGAATTGCAAAACGAAGTGGTGTACCGCTTCGAGTTTCCCCAGCAACCCGGGGCCTTGTTGCAATTTTTGCAAGGAATCGGACAGCGCTGGAATATCACCATGTTTCACTACCGAAACCACGTCGCGGATTATGGGCGGGTGTTGATGGGATTGCAGGTGCCACCGGCAGAGCGCGAAGCCTGTCGCGCGTCGTTGGACGCCTTGGGCTTGGATTATCACGATGAGTCATCCAATCCCGCCTATGGATACTTTTTAGGTGGGGGGGGTTAG
- a CDS encoding PDC sensor domain-containing protein produces the protein MIVRLQTGNWNQTLLKLSGQVPVYIGEKRETIRLFEDNRQQIQATVTDLMAPLQTQGAALRDNDTALQNAMRQLVASYPFIELLYTLDEQGIQRSENITVDRNLVVQRVANHRGRDRSRRPYYQQAKEQSQLVITEPYISMATCDYCISAAIRLDMDNGEHAGYAVADFNFDSLLNHVKKGAQKRRLINAAKIASVCAVGIGASALLLI, from the coding sequence ATGATTGTTCGCCTGCAAACCGGAAACTGGAACCAAACGCTACTGAAACTCAGCGGTCAAGTACCCGTCTACATTGGCGAAAAACGCGAAACAATTCGTCTTTTCGAAGACAACCGCCAACAAATTCAGGCGACTGTCACGGACTTGATGGCACCACTCCAGACGCAAGGTGCGGCGTTGCGAGACAACGACACGGCACTCCAGAATGCCATGCGGCAATTGGTTGCCTCATACCCTTTCATCGAGTTGCTCTACACACTCGATGAACAGGGAATTCAACGCAGCGAAAACATTACAGTCGACCGGAATCTCGTGGTTCAGCGTGTGGCCAACCACCGTGGACGCGACCGGAGCCGGCGACCCTACTACCAGCAAGCCAAAGAGCAATCGCAGCTGGTGATTACCGAGCCATACATCTCTATGGCAACTTGTGACTACTGCATCTCTGCGGCCATTCGATTGGATATGGACAATGGGGAACATGCCGGTTATGCTGTCGCCGACTTCAACTTCGACTCCCTCCTCAACCATGTAAAAAAGGGCGCTCAAAAACGCCGTCTGATCAACGCCGCCAAAATAGCGTCCGTCTGCGCGGTGGGTATCGGAGCAAGCGCGTTACTACTCATCTGA
- a CDS encoding EVE domain-containing protein, producing the protein MAYWLMKTEPSTFSIDDLKAADVEPWDGVRNYQARNMMRDQMRVGDGAFIYHSNCPTPGIVGIARIVKEGYPDHTAQNPDSPYYDPKSTTDQPRWFMVDVRYERHLERTITLQELKAHPELHEMALVRKGNRLSVMPVSDVEWEFILSLE; encoded by the coding sequence ATGGCTTATTGGCTTATGAAAACCGAACCATCCACTTTTAGCATCGACGACCTAAAAGCGGCTGATGTCGAACCGTGGGATGGTGTACGGAACTATCAAGCCCGCAACATGATGCGAGACCAAATGCGAGTGGGTGACGGCGCATTCATTTACCACTCGAACTGCCCCACACCCGGCATTGTGGGCATCGCACGGATTGTCAAGGAAGGGTATCCGGACCATACCGCCCAAAACCCCGACTCCCCCTACTACGACCCTAAAAGCACCACCGACCAACCTCGTTGGTTTATGGTCGATGTGCGCTACGAACGCCATCTAGAGCGAACCATTACGCTTCAGGAGCTAAAAGCCCACCCGGAGCTACACGAGATGGCCCTGGTTCGGAAGGGCAATCGGCTTTCAGTCATGCCGGTCTCCGATGTGGAGTGGGAATTCATACTTTCCTTGGAATGA
- a CDS encoding 5-formyltetrahydrofolate cyclo-ligase: MTHSPSISDKRELRREIRRRRRALAPHDRASRASQMTKRLIHLPAWRQARRIGLFIAADGEISPGEILHWAWRRRVETYLPVLTRGTSPRMHFYRYRPNDPLQPNHYGIPEPAPRPRCQADPRFLDVVLTPLVAFDGAGARLGMGGGFYDRSFAFLRHRARWKHPKLIGIAYDFQRVEALPVQPWDVMLDGVVTDHAVYGTLADTARYK; the protein is encoded by the coding sequence GTGACCCACTCGCCATCGATTAGTGACAAGCGCGAACTCCGGCGTGAGATCCGGCGGCGGCGCCGTGCGCTGGCCCCCCATGACCGAGCGAGCCGCGCGAGCCAAATGACCAAGCGTTTGATCCACCTTCCTGCCTGGCGGCAGGCCCGACGGATCGGTTTGTTCATCGCCGCCGACGGCGAGATCAGCCCCGGCGAGATCCTGCATTGGGCTTGGCGACGCCGCGTTGAGACGTACCTCCCGGTATTGACCCGGGGCACCAGCCCTCGGATGCATTTTTACCGCTACCGGCCCAATGATCCGCTGCAACCGAACCACTACGGTATCCCGGAGCCGGCTCCGCGGCCGCGTTGTCAGGCGGACCCAAGATTTCTCGACGTTGTCCTCACGCCGCTTGTGGCATTTGACGGTGCCGGCGCTCGTCTTGGCATGGGCGGCGGATTCTACGACCGGAGCTTCGCCTTTCTCCGTCATCGCGCCCGTTGGAAGCACCCGAAACTGATCGGAATCGCGTACGATTTCCAGCGGGTTGAGGCATTACCCGTGCAGCCGTGGGACGTCATGTTGGACGGCGTCGTCACCGACCACGCTGTTTACGGCACCCTGGCTGACACGGCGCGGTACAAATAA
- a CDS encoding cell division protein ZapA, translated as MEHQPAAGKVVSLSVHILDKTYQVACPENERAALIECADYLDKKMRKIRDSGKVVGMDRIAVMAALNITNDLLVQGQEQHSKDEIESRLRSLRLKLDAVLDDSSLEQ; from the coding sequence ATGGAACATCAGCCCGCTGCCGGAAAAGTCGTTTCCTTATCGGTCCACATCCTCGATAAAACCTATCAGGTCGCCTGCCCGGAAAACGAACGCGCAGCGCTCATCGAGTGCGCGGACTACCTGGACAAAAAGATGCGAAAAATCCGCGACAGCGGTAAAGTAGTGGGCATGGATCGAATCGCCGTGATGGCGGCATTGAACATCACCAACGATCTTCTGGTCCAGGGACAAGAACAGCACTCCAAGGACGAGATCGAATCACGTTTGCGATCACTCCGATTAAAGCTGGATGCAGTTCTGGACGACAGTTCTCTTGAGCAGTAG
- a CDS encoding TIGR02449 family protein, whose translation MSESELEKLEQRIDELLRRCHQLREENNSLRQRLDQINQERALLIQKNEVVRSRVEAMVSRLKSMEHHT comes from the coding sequence ATGTCCGAATCCGAACTGGAAAAACTGGAACAACGTATCGACGAGTTGCTTCGCCGATGCCACCAATTACGGGAAGAAAATAACTCATTGCGACAACGGCTTGACCAGATCAACCAGGAGCGGGCATTGCTTATCCAAAAAAACGAAGTGGTCAGAAGCCGCGTTGAAGCCATGGTTTCCCGTTTGAAATCCATGGAGCATCATACCTGA
- a CDS encoding UPF0149 family protein — protein MSRENKMTDYEALADDLIDARLSMGPAELHGHLCGWIIGRGPMAEQGGWLHDVVLQALPGGVDESALPAAVGAMWQDALYALAEGPLTFQLLQPGDTESIEQRLSALTEWCEGFLLGLVAGSVNGVSTFSEDSREFVEDLVEISRAHRGDEDDETAEFAFTELYEFVRVGVLLMFEEVVARAQQPAAPRGGERSK, from the coding sequence ATGAGTCGCGAGAACAAAATGACGGACTACGAAGCTCTGGCAGACGACCTGATCGATGCGCGATTGTCCATGGGGCCGGCGGAACTCCACGGGCATCTTTGTGGTTGGATCATTGGTCGAGGCCCTATGGCCGAGCAAGGGGGGTGGTTGCATGACGTCGTTTTGCAAGCGCTGCCCGGCGGTGTTGATGAGTCGGCGCTGCCCGCAGCGGTGGGTGCGATGTGGCAAGATGCCCTCTACGCTTTGGCCGAAGGTCCTTTGACATTCCAGCTGCTACAGCCTGGAGATACTGAGTCGATTGAACAGCGCCTGTCGGCGTTAACGGAATGGTGTGAGGGTTTTTTGCTGGGTTTGGTGGCGGGCAGTGTCAATGGTGTGTCGACGTTCTCGGAGGACTCTCGCGAGTTCGTTGAGGATTTGGTCGAGATCTCCCGAGCACATCGGGGTGATGAGGATGACGAGACGGCCGAATTCGCGTTTACCGAGCTATATGAATTCGTGCGGGTGGGTGTGCTCTTAATGTTTGAAGAAGTCGTGGCGCGGGCGCAACAGCCAGCGGCTCCGCGTGGGGGAGAGCGCTCCAAATGA
- the pepP gene encoding Xaa-Pro aminopeptidase gives MTSKEIVRRRTQLAEMMGPGTIAIVPAASERLRNRDVHYPFRQDSDFFYLTGFPEPDAVAVIAPGRKQGEYVLFCRDRDPEKEVWDGYRAGPEGACRDYGADDAFPIEDIDDILPSMLERTERVYYTMGTHGSFDQRLIGWLNRLRQQARAGVHIPWELVSLEHLLHEMRLFKGRAELSLMRKAGKLAARTHRQAMQRCRPGMFEYELAAEYTYEFAKQGCEHAYPPIVGAGGNGCVLHYIENSSQMKDGELVLVDAGAELNHYASDITRTFPVGGRFSDVQRAVYEIVLAAQQAAIDAVVPGCNWNQPHEAAVQVLCQGLVDLGVLKAPVEQVIESQAYRRYYMHRTGHWLGMDVHDVGDYKVGDQWRALEPGMVLTVEPGLYLRASDDLDPKWHNIGIRIEDDVLVTRNGPEVLTRDAPKSIVEIESVMAR, from the coding sequence ATGACGTCTAAGGAGATCGTACGCCGTCGTACGCAGTTGGCGGAAATGATGGGCCCGGGCACCATTGCGATTGTCCCCGCGGCAAGTGAACGGTTGCGAAACCGCGACGTGCACTATCCGTTCCGTCAGGACAGCGACTTTTTCTATCTGACCGGCTTTCCGGAACCCGATGCGGTGGCGGTGATCGCGCCGGGGCGTAAACAAGGCGAGTATGTGTTGTTCTGCCGAGACCGCGACCCGGAAAAAGAGGTCTGGGACGGTTATCGGGCAGGACCTGAAGGCGCCTGTCGGGACTATGGGGCCGATGACGCATTCCCGATCGAAGACATCGACGACATTTTGCCCAGCATGCTCGAGCGGACAGAGCGTGTGTACTACACCATGGGAACCCATGGTTCGTTTGACCAACGTTTGATCGGCTGGCTCAATCGTCTGCGGCAACAGGCTCGGGCAGGCGTCCATATCCCGTGGGAGTTGGTCTCGTTGGAGCACTTGTTACACGAGATGCGGCTTTTCAAAGGGCGCGCTGAGCTCTCTTTAATGCGAAAGGCGGGGAAACTGGCTGCCCGTACTCACCGGCAGGCGATGCAACGATGCCGGCCTGGGATGTTCGAGTACGAACTGGCAGCCGAGTACACCTATGAGTTTGCCAAGCAGGGCTGTGAGCATGCTTATCCGCCCATCGTCGGCGCCGGCGGCAACGGGTGTGTCTTGCATTACATTGAGAACTCGTCGCAGATGAAAGACGGTGAGTTGGTGCTGGTTGATGCGGGGGCGGAGCTGAATCACTATGCCTCGGACATCACGCGTACGTTTCCCGTTGGCGGGCGTTTTAGCGACGTTCAACGCGCCGTGTATGAAATCGTCTTGGCCGCTCAGCAGGCGGCAATCGATGCCGTGGTTCCGGGGTGCAACTGGAACCAACCCCACGAAGCGGCTGTTCAAGTACTGTGTCAAGGCTTGGTGGATCTGGGTGTGCTGAAGGCTCCTGTGGAACAGGTGATCGAATCTCAGGCGTATCGGCGGTACTACATGCATCGAACGGGCCATTGGCTGGGGATGGATGTGCACGATGTGGGGGATTACAAGGTCGGAGATCAATGGCGGGCACTGGAGCCCGGAATGGTCCTGACGGTGGAGCCGGGTTTATATCTCCGTGCCTCGGACGACCTTGACCCGAAGTGGCACAATATCGGAATTCGGATTGAGGACGATGTTTTGGTGACCCGCAACGGTCCAGAGGTATTGACCCGGGACGCGCCAAAATCAATTGTCGAGATCGAGTCGGTGATGGCTCGGTGA
- the ubiH gene encoding 2-octaprenyl-6-methoxyphenyl hydroxylase, which translates to MNVPTLRPDSMRRHPDRFDVLIVGGGMVGSSLACALADLPLAVGLVEAMPFGRFGEPGYDDRNTALSYATVNVFKTLGVWSALAPEATPIRHIHVSQKGRMAATRLHADALRVEALGYVVPNRALMAALFERMGRIGNLTLINPARVTKAAQDGDRMRVEVSAGDQIRQLEANLLVIADGTQSPVRSMLQIGVDRRDYGQTAIIANVSTERPHRNWAYERFTEDGPLALLPLGERNALVWTVPSIAAEIVSTMEDTVFLAELERRFSRRLGRFTKVGRRQSYPLVLTQARRMVDGRAVLLGNAAHTIHPVAGQGFNLALREVAILADVLSLAPDVGDKAVLEQFMENCRGHQRALMTFTDALPRLFSAGLPGLAGVRGLGLLGLDLWGGGKAEFARWSMGIGADMPALSRGQAVRSGS; encoded by the coding sequence GTGAACGTGCCCACACTGCGACCGGATTCCATGCGACGTCATCCCGATCGCTTCGACGTGTTGATCGTCGGTGGCGGCATGGTGGGTAGCAGCCTGGCCTGTGCCCTTGCCGATCTGCCTTTGGCGGTCGGTTTGGTTGAAGCCATGCCGTTTGGGCGGTTCGGAGAGCCTGGTTATGACGATCGCAACACAGCGCTGTCTTATGCCACGGTGAATGTCTTCAAGACCCTCGGCGTCTGGTCAGCTCTGGCGCCGGAGGCCACGCCGATTCGGCATATTCATGTATCGCAAAAGGGCCGTATGGCGGCCACTCGGCTGCATGCCGATGCGCTGCGGGTGGAGGCCTTGGGGTATGTGGTGCCCAATCGGGCGTTGATGGCGGCCCTGTTCGAGCGGATGGGACGGATCGGTAACCTGACTCTGATCAATCCTGCTCGCGTCACCAAGGCGGCGCAGGATGGTGACCGGATGCGGGTTGAGGTCAGCGCGGGCGACCAGATACGCCAACTGGAAGCGAATTTGCTGGTGATCGCCGATGGCACCCAATCGCCTGTTCGTTCTATGTTACAAATTGGGGTCGACCGTCGGGACTACGGGCAAACGGCCATCATTGCCAATGTCTCAACCGAACGGCCTCATCGCAATTGGGCCTATGAGCGATTCACCGAAGACGGTCCGCTGGCGTTATTGCCTTTGGGTGAGCGCAATGCGCTGGTCTGGACGGTGCCCTCCATAGCCGCCGAAATCGTATCGACCATGGAAGATACCGTATTCCTCGCCGAGTTGGAGCGTCGGTTTTCCCGTCGTTTGGGACGATTCACGAAGGTGGGGCGGCGGCAGTCTTACCCGTTGGTGCTGACCCAAGCCCGCCGGATGGTGGACGGGCGGGCCGTTTTGTTGGGTAATGCGGCACATACCATTCATCCGGTGGCGGGGCAGGGTTTCAATTTGGCGTTGCGGGAGGTTGCCATTCTGGCCGATGTGCTATCGCTCGCGCCGGATGTTGGCGACAAGGCGGTGCTGGAGCAATTTATGGAGAATTGTCGCGGGCACCAGCGGGCGTTAATGACATTTACCGACGCACTACCGCGACTGTTTTCGGCGGGCTTGCCCGGACTGGCCGGTGTCCGCGGCTTGGGGCTGCTCGGCCTGGATTTGTGGGGTGGAGGCAAGGCGGAGTTTGCGCGCTGGTCCATGGGGATCGGCGCGGATATGCCCGCCCTTTCACGGGGGCAGGCCGTGAGGAGCGGTAGCTGA